One window of Trifolium pratense cultivar HEN17-A07 linkage group LG5, ARS_RC_1.1, whole genome shotgun sequence genomic DNA carries:
- the LOC123885660 gene encoding putative F-box/FBD/LRR-repeat protein At1g78840, with product MQKTNLLESGSIMKRSKSKKTALASQNVYDCVATGHEDRLGDMPDCILHHILSFMETRHAIRTCGLSKRWRYIWTSIPCLYFNSKSFTRLVDFKKFVLWVLSHRDNSHVKVLIYYRFGVDYATDQYLFNKVIEYAALHGVQEIRINLRAKTSGCPPIEIPLPLFTCQSLKRLELKDCQPTNISSPFGCKSLDTLHLEHFSMFPTAADFSNPFASLSELFGFTTLTALHLNNFALCYTGMECLDPFAKCFNLKILQLSEMSFKSDLSPKDFVISAPKLSNLSLICNRFRCKIVVASPKLLNFTYLYSTPCAFFEYSLPSLDGLIIDIHELPEPLEKSHRNKREETLHGLINMLRGHHKAEAVKLSFCTVAVTCGAAALEKPECLSYSKWKSLDFGVGSTYKIFINKLDHITAYFRNCSQHVDFEIVNI from the exons ATGCAGAAAACTAATCTTCTGGAATCTGGTTCTATCATGAAGAGGTCTAAAAGTAAAAAGACAGCTTTGGCTTCTCAAAATGTGTATGATTGCGTTGCGACGGGACATGAGGACAGGCTCGGCGACATGCCAGATTGCATTCTTCATCATATTTTGTCGTTTATGGAGACAAGACACGCAATTCGAACTTGTGGTTTATCGAAAAGGTGGAGGTATATTTGGACTTCAATTCCCTGCTTGTACTTCAACAGCAAATCATTCACACGGTTGGTTGATTTCAAGAAGTTTGTATTGTGGGTTCTATCTCATCGCGATAATTCTCATGTCAAAGTTCTCATTTACTATCGCTTTGGGGTAGATTACGCGACAGATCAGTATCTTTTCAATAAGGTTATTGAATATGCAGCATTACATGGTGTCCAAGAAATCAGAATTAATCTTCGGGCAAAAACCTCTGGCTGTccaccaattgaaattcctttGCCTCTTTTTACTTGCCAATCGTTGAAAAGGCTCGAGTTAAAAGATTGCCAACCTACCAATATCTCATCTCCTTTTGGTTGTAAATCATTGGACACATTGCACCTGGAACATTTTTCAATGTTTCCTACTGCAGCCGACTTTTCAAATCCATTTGCAAGTTTGTCCGAACTTTTTGGTTTTACAACATTGACAGCATTGCACCTAAATAACTTTGCGCTATGTTATACGGGAATGGAGTGTCTGGATCCATTTGCTAAAtgtttcaatttgaaaattttgcaaTTAAGTGAAATGTCCTTTAAGTCAGATTTGAGTCCTAAGGATTTTGTGATATCTGCTCCCAAACTCAGTAACTTGAGTCTTATTTGCAACCGATTTAGATGTAAGATTGTAGTTGCTTCACCAAAGCTTCTCAATTTCACTTACTTGTATTCCACACCATGTGCCTTCTTTGAGTATAGTCTTCCTTCTTTGGATGGTTTGATCATTGATATTCATGAATTGCCCGAGCCTTTGGAAAAATCTCATCGAAATAAAAGAGAGGAGACTTTACATGGTTTGATCAATATGTTACGGGGACATCATAAGGCTGAAGCTGTTAAACTATCCTTCTGTACAGTTGCG GTTACATGTGGGGCTGCAGCCTTAGAAAAGCCGGAATGTTTGTCTTATAGTAAATGGAAGTCATTGGACTTTGGAGTGGGATCAACATATAAAATCTTCATCAACAAACTTGACCATATAACTGCCTACTTCCGCAATTGTTCTCAGCATGTAGACTTCGAGATTGTGAATATTTAG